A genomic stretch from Pyxidicoccus xibeiensis includes:
- a CDS encoding carboxypeptidase-like regulatory domain-containing protein, which produces MSPASRPRLSRIRWTPGAESPDWSPISLAVQPWDHHTHGPPLAAPRLVLEREGPAGTWQRVRTPPVSTPSGILAWSGLEHRRFAQGVAPVRYRLTVDTELYVPAFRESRDDEPLQIQPYDDRGPPPPPAAPLRLLLYPSVAYPFEPRIPVLRGTVEDAQHRPVRDALLGHGPRERVLTDAKGAFALPLRQASPGTASIHVSDRQGRADIATITLPQSLTSAVTFTLR; this is translated from the coding sequence ATGAGCCCCGCTTCCCGTCCCCGCCTCTCCCGCATCCGCTGGACGCCTGGCGCCGAGTCTCCTGACTGGAGCCCCATCTCGCTCGCCGTGCAGCCGTGGGACCACCACACCCACGGACCGCCGCTGGCCGCTCCGCGGCTGGTGCTGGAGCGCGAGGGCCCCGCCGGCACCTGGCAGCGCGTCCGCACGCCCCCGGTGTCCACTCCCTCGGGCATCCTCGCGTGGTCGGGGCTGGAGCACCGCCGCTTCGCGCAGGGCGTCGCGCCCGTGCGCTACCGCCTCACCGTGGACACCGAGCTGTACGTGCCCGCCTTCCGCGAGAGCCGCGACGACGAGCCGCTGCAAATCCAACCGTACGACGACCGCGGCCCGCCCCCGCCGCCAGCCGCGCCGCTGAGGCTGTTGCTCTACCCGTCCGTGGCCTACCCCTTCGAGCCCCGCATCCCGGTACTCCGGGGCACGGTGGAGGACGCGCAGCACCGGCCGGTGCGCGACGCCCTGCTGGGCCATGGCCCACGCGAGCGGGTGCTCACGGATGCAAAGGGCGCCTTCGCGCTACCGCTGCGCCAGGCCAGCCCCGGTACCGCTTCCATCCACGTGAGTGACCGCCAGGGCCGCGCGGACATCGCCACCATCACCCTGCCCCAGTCGCTCACCTCCGCCGTGACCTTCACCCTCCGCTGA
- a CDS encoding DUF4255 domain-containing protein translates to MADFTAIADVSQTLVDLLTEGLSNLGTKVRLDDLQAAPATANLLTMFLFQIREDGHTRNRPADVRTTGTKATLQRPPLALAVHYMLTPWATKQEDNQRILGQAMQSLHDNAIVTGPALRGSLNAGNEALHLAMVPVNLEDQFRVWNSLTRPYRLSLFYEVRVVRIASRVEQQRSTVRSRGVGSLQPRPEVDA, encoded by the coding sequence GTGGCTGACTTCACAGCGATTGCCGACGTATCCCAGACACTCGTCGACCTGCTGACCGAGGGCCTCTCCAACCTCGGCACGAAGGTACGGCTGGATGACCTGCAGGCGGCGCCGGCGACGGCGAACCTGCTCACGATGTTCCTGTTCCAGATCCGCGAGGACGGACACACGCGCAACCGCCCGGCCGACGTGCGCACCACCGGCACGAAGGCCACCCTCCAGCGGCCTCCCCTGGCGCTGGCCGTCCACTACATGCTGACGCCCTGGGCGACGAAGCAGGAGGACAACCAGCGAATCCTCGGCCAGGCGATGCAGTCGCTCCACGACAACGCCATCGTCACCGGCCCCGCGCTGCGTGGCTCGTTGAACGCCGGCAACGAAGCCCTCCACCTGGCCATGGTGCCCGTCAACCTCGAGGACCAGTTCCGCGTCTGGAACAGCCTCACCCGTCCCTACCGCCTGTCGCTGTTCTACGAGGTCCGGGTGGTGCGCATCGCCTCGCGGGTCGAGCAGCAGCGCTCCACCGTACGCTCGCGGGGCGTGGGTTCGCTGCAGCCACGGCCGGAGGTGGATGCATGA